A window of the Brassica oleracea var. oleracea cultivar TO1000 chromosome C1, BOL, whole genome shotgun sequence genome harbors these coding sequences:
- the LOC106307633 gene encoding TBC1 domain family member 5 homolog A — MLPSEIEPSMPEPDHRFANLRGVRWRVNLGVLPFQASSIDDLRKATAESRRRYASLRRRLLIDPHLSKDLRNSPDLSIDNPLSQNPDSTWGRFFRNAELEKTLDQDLSRLYPEHWRYFQAPGCQGMLRRILLLWCLKHPEYGYRQGMHELLAPLLYVLHVDVERLSEVRKTYEDHFTDKFDGLSFEERDITYNFDFKKLLEDFADDEVGGIHGSSKKVVSLDELDPEIKSIVMLSDAYGAEGELGIVLSDKFMEHDAYCMFDALMSGSNGCVSMAGFFAYSPASGSHTGLPPVLEACTAFYNLLSFVDSSLHSHLVELGVEPQYFGLRWLRVLFGREFLLQDLLVVWDEIFSADNTARRDEDDNSTTSHSFMIFDSPRGALISGMAVSMILCLRSSLLATENAASCLQRLLNLPEKIDVRKVIEKAKSLQALALDEDVRASALSVNNVFDQSMSPAIPARTNSFPSGSTSPKSPLIITPQSYWEEKWRVLTAEEEKQNPSAPPPKKKASWFKVKRLFRAESEPTHSAKTESKAGLASVARNLLEDFNKQVVSEPEEANIVEAVNNEDSSVANRVDVVNNEDSEEANREEVVNNEDGSVQETEEASREDVLDNEDGSVQETEERNVDFASAGEESIATVEETSSDVFSDPNSPLRHSNSIENDSDSSTRSILFANEKVEDQETSAVDSPLPVSSQPSIEFPLVQSNDEENTTDLDKSVAVSKERNKAFPGKFQWFWKFGRNLTGEETRSNGVESSKSDLVSSSESHSSQQASSSSSKGETDQNVMNTLKNLGNSMLEHIQVMESVFQQERGQVQAGLVENISKANLVEKGQVTATTALKELRKISNLLLEM, encoded by the exons ATGCTTCCGTCGGAGATCGAGCCATCTATGCCGGAACCTGATCACCGTTTCGCCAATCTAAGAGGCGTACGGTGGCGCGTGAATCTCGGCGTTCTCCCCTTCCAAGCTTCTTCCATCGATGATCTTCGCAAAGCAACCGCCGAATCTCGCAGAAG ATATGCGTCATTAAGGAGACGACTCTTGATAGATCCGCATTTGTCTAAAGATCTACGAAACTCCCCTGATCTCTCCATCGACAATCCCTTGTCTCAAAACCCAG ATAGTACATGGGGTAGGTTCTTTCGTAACGCTGAGCTAGAGAAAACATTGGATCAGGACTTATCAAGGCTATATCCTGAGCACTGGAGGTACTTTCAAGCTCCTGGTTGTCAAGGGATGCTAAGACGTATCTTACTCTTGTGGTGCCTTAAACATCCCGAGTATGGTTATCGACAAG GAATGCACGAGCTTCTGGCTCCTCTGCTCTATGTACTCCACGTTGACGTTGAGCGTCTCTCCGAAGTGCGTAAAACCTACGAAGACCATTTCACCGACAAGTTCGACGGCTTATCCTTCGAGGAGAGAGACATTACTTACAACTTCGATTTCAAGAAGCTTCTTGAGGATTTCGCAGACGACGAGGTCGGTGGAATCCACGGGAGCTCCAAGAAAGTAGTGAGCTTAGACGAGCTGGATCCCGAGATCAAGTCCATCGTGATGCTCAGCGATGCTTACGGAGCAGAAGGAGAGCTGGGGATTGTCTTGTCGGATAAGTTCATGGAGCATGACGCTTACTGCATGTTCGACGCTCTCATGAGTGGATCGAATGGCTGCGTCTCGATGGCTGGATTCTTCGCTTACTCTCCAGCTAGCGGTTCCCACACTGGTTTGCCTCCGGTTCTCGAGGCGTGCACTGCGTTTTACAATCTTTTATCGTTTGTGGACTCGTCTCTGCATAGCCATTTGGTGGAGCTAGGAGTTGAGCCTCAGTACTTTGGGCTCCGTTGGTTAAGAGTTTTGTTTGGAAGAGAGTTTTTGCTTCAGGATCTGTTGGTAGTGTGGGATGAGATCTTCTCAGCTGATAACACTGCGAGAAGAGATGAGGATGATAACAGTACAACAAGCCACAGCTTCATGATCTTTGACTCTCCACGCGGAGCTTTAATCTCCGGGATGGCGGTTTCGATGATTTTGTGTTTAAGATCTTCCTTGCTCGCTACTGAGAACGCAGCTTCTTGTCTCCAGAGACTGTTGAATCTCCCGGAGAAGATTGATGTGAGGAAGGTAATAGAGAAGGCTAAGTCGTTACAAGCATTGGCTTTAGATGAGGATGTGCGAGCATCAGCTTTGTCTGTGAACAACGTTTTTGATCAGAGCATGAGTCCTGCGATACCGGCGAGGACTAACAGCTTCCCTTCGGGGTCCACTTCTCCTAAATCTCCGTTGATCATTACTCCACAGAGTTACTGGGAGGAGAAATGGAGAGTTCTTACGGCTGAGGAAGAGAAACAGAATCCTTCAGCGCCACCGCCGAAGAAGAAGGCGTCATGGTTTAAGGTGAAACGGCTTTTCAGAGCAGAGTCTGAGCCTACACATAGCGCCAAGACAGAGAGTAAAGCTGGTTTAGCATCAGTGGCAAGGAACTTGCTGGAAGATTTTAATAAGCAGGTTGTTTCTGAACCTGAGGAAGCTAATATAGTAGAGGCTGTGAACAATGAAGATAGCTCAGTAGCTAATAGAGTAGATGTTGTGAACAATGAAGATAGCGAGGAAGCTAATAGAGAAGAGGTTGTGAACAATGAAGATGGTTCAGTTCAAGAAACCGAGGAAGCTAGTAGAGAAGATGTTCTGGACAATGAAGATGGTTCAGTTCAAGAAACCGAGGAAAGAAATGTGGATTTTGCATCTGCTGGTGAAGAGAGCATAGCAACAGTTGAGGAGACTTCATCTGATGTCTTCTCAGATCCTAACAGTCCACTCAGACATTCAAACTCCATAGAGAATGATTCAGATAGCAGCACCAGGTCGATTCTGTTTGCCAATGAAAAAGTTGAAGATCAAGAAACAAGCGCAGTAGATTCGCCTCTTCCCGTTTCCTCTCAACCAAGCATTGAGTTTCCGTTAGTTCAGTCTAATGACGAAGAGAACACCACAGATTTAGATAAATCTGTGGCCGTGAGTAAGGAGCGTAATAAGGCTTTTCCAGGGAAGTTCCAGTGGTTTTGGAAGTTTGGACGCAACCTCACTGGCGAGGAGACAAGATCCAATGGTGTTGAAAGTAGTAAGAGCGATTTGGTTAGCTCTTCTGAGTCGCATTCTTCTCAACAAGCTTCATCTTCGAGCAGCAAAGGGGAGACAGACCAGAATGTGATGAATACATTGAAGAACCTTGGCAATTCCATGCTCGAACACATTCAG GTGATGGAGTCTGTTTTCCAGCAAGAACGAGGTCAGGTTCAGGCAGGATTAGTTGAGAACATATCTAAGGCCAACTTGGTCGAAAAGGGACAAGTCACAGCCACGACAGCTCTCAAGG